A part of Gemmatimonas groenlandica genomic DNA contains:
- a CDS encoding exo-beta-N-acetylmuramidase NamZ family protein: MKAIKTLVLLFVVCVGTLVAGCARGGRPDNAPMPDEGIDGMPIGNRNRKVRPGITVLLDDSIKLIAGKRVALVTNQTGVDEKGRRSIDLLTTDPRAQRAGVKLVRLFAPEHGATGTADRPNLSDEKDEKTGLIIHSLYQSRTIAPPDSLLTDVDVLIVDLQDIGTRTWTYVGVMLYSMQAGAKRGIPVLVLDRPNPITGARAEGALLDSALANGEMPVVGNRTNGFALYPMPLRHGLTMGEMARLFQAQFKLGTRLTVVPMRNWRRGMWFDETELPWVRPSPNMPNITSALLYPALVPFESSNVSVGRGTDEPFQRFGASWLRADSVTRMLEDLSLTGVKFKAERYTPNKPGDGKFAGRSIPGIRIEVTDRERVQPARVGAAILWALSRVHKDSLRLTAAGFDQRMGSARAREALLGGADPDAVMDRQLPAVIAFEKDARRFYLYR; encoded by the coding sequence GTGAAGGCGATCAAGACGCTGGTGCTGCTCTTTGTGGTATGTGTCGGGACGCTGGTGGCGGGATGCGCGCGCGGCGGTCGCCCCGACAATGCCCCGATGCCCGACGAGGGTATCGATGGAATGCCGATCGGAAACCGGAATCGCAAGGTCCGACCCGGTATTACCGTGCTGTTGGACGATAGCATCAAGCTGATCGCCGGCAAGCGTGTCGCCCTCGTGACCAACCAGACGGGCGTTGATGAGAAAGGACGTCGGTCCATCGACCTCCTGACGACGGACCCGCGCGCCCAGCGGGCCGGCGTGAAGTTGGTGCGACTGTTTGCTCCTGAGCACGGCGCCACGGGAACCGCCGATCGGCCGAATTTGAGCGACGAGAAGGACGAGAAGACCGGCCTCATCATCCACTCGCTGTATCAGAGTCGCACGATCGCGCCGCCCGACAGTTTGCTCACCGACGTTGATGTGCTGATCGTCGATCTCCAGGACATCGGGACACGTACCTGGACGTACGTCGGCGTCATGCTGTACTCGATGCAAGCGGGGGCGAAACGCGGCATTCCCGTGCTCGTGCTCGACCGACCGAACCCGATCACCGGCGCCCGGGCCGAAGGCGCCCTGCTCGACTCGGCACTGGCCAACGGCGAGATGCCGGTCGTCGGCAATCGCACGAATGGCTTCGCGCTCTATCCCATGCCGCTGCGTCATGGGTTGACCATGGGGGAGATGGCGCGCTTGTTTCAGGCTCAATTCAAGCTTGGCACGCGGCTCACCGTCGTGCCCATGCGGAATTGGCGCCGTGGCATGTGGTTCGACGAGACGGAGCTTCCGTGGGTGCGGCCATCGCCGAATATGCCGAATATCACCAGTGCGCTGCTGTATCCGGCGCTCGTGCCGTTCGAGTCGAGCAACGTGTCGGTCGGGCGCGGCACCGATGAACCGTTCCAGCGGTTCGGCGCCTCCTGGCTCCGCGCGGACTCTGTGACCCGGATGCTCGAGGACCTCTCGCTCACCGGCGTCAAGTTCAAGGCAGAGCGGTATACGCCCAACAAGCCGGGGGATGGCAAGTTTGCCGGGCGGTCGATACCAGGTATTCGGATTGAGGTGACCGACCGAGAGCGCGTCCAGCCCGCTCGCGTCGGTGCGGCGATCCTCTGGGCGCTCTCGCGGGTGCACAAAGACTCGCTCCGGCTCACGGCGGCCGGCTTCGACCAGCGCATGGGATCCGCCCGTGCCCGCGAGGCGTTGCTGGGCGGAGCCGACCCGGATGCGGTGATGGATCGCCAGTTGCCGGCAGTTATTGCGTTCGAAAAGGACGCCAGACGCTTTTATCTCTACCGTTGA
- a CDS encoding CDP-alcohol phosphatidyltransferase family protein has translation MADWLVARRVRPNTITTIGTICTCTAGVIFASGHISAGGWFLGLTALFDVLDGNVARRTGQSTVFGAFYDSTLDRVADGFLLGGLLIFYATHPVHASQTMVMVTLAALIATFLTSYTRARAEGLGLDAKVGMLQRAERITLLSAPQAFFGLALNGWILAGIVSLLAVTAWITVFQRINFVYRTTTSPGE, from the coding sequence GTGGCCGACTGGCTGGTCGCGCGGCGCGTGCGCCCCAATACGATCACCACCATCGGCACGATCTGCACGTGCACAGCCGGTGTGATTTTCGCGTCCGGGCACATCAGCGCTGGTGGATGGTTCTTGGGCCTCACCGCGCTCTTTGACGTGCTCGACGGTAATGTTGCCCGCCGCACCGGGCAGAGCACCGTTTTCGGAGCCTTCTACGACTCCACCCTTGATCGCGTAGCCGACGGCTTCCTCCTCGGAGGTCTGCTGATCTTCTACGCGACGCACCCGGTGCACGCCAGCCAGACCATGGTCATGGTCACGCTGGCCGCACTGATCGCCACCTTCCTTACGTCATATACGCGCGCCAGGGCCGAAGGGCTCGGACTCGATGCGAAGGTGGGCATGCTGCAACGCGCGGAGCGCATTACGCTGCTCTCAGCGCCACAGGCCTTCTTCGGCCTGGCGCTCAACGGATGGATCCTCGCCGGTATCGTTAGCCTGCTGGCCGTGACGGCGTGGATCACCGTGTTCCAGCGCATCAACTTCGTGTATCGCACGACCACTTCCCCTGGAGAATAA
- a CDS encoding inositol-3-phosphate synthase — MSDSNLGKATSPAPATGKLAIFTPGLGAVATTFIAGVERVRRGLSVPIGSLSQMATIRLGKRTDGRSPLIKDFVSLAKLDDIVFGAWDPIPDNAYESAVNAGVLEKSDIEPIAEFLKGIKPMPAVFESRYVTRITRATNVKTGKNKRDLAEQIRADIRNVMQSSGATRGVMVWTGSTETFISPGPQHQTIEAFEKAMEENDDSIAPSMLYAYAAIMEGIPYCNGAPNLSADFPALLDLAIEKGVPVSGKDFKTGQTWMKTIIAPGLKARMLGLEGWYSTNILGNRDGEVLDDPASFKTKEASKLSVLHTILQPEVYPELYKDFSHVVRINYYPPRGDNKEGWDNIDIKGWLGYPMQIKINFLCRDSILAAPMVLDLALFSDFAMRAGMKGIQEWLSFYYKAPQTAPGLQPEHDLFIQQTKLKNTLRHLMGEEQITHLGLEYYQ, encoded by the coding sequence GTGTCCGACTCGAATCTCGGTAAGGCCACGTCACCAGCCCCGGCAACGGGGAAACTCGCCATTTTCACGCCGGGACTCGGCGCCGTAGCCACCACGTTTATCGCCGGCGTCGAGCGCGTGCGCCGCGGTCTCTCAGTGCCTATCGGTTCGCTTTCGCAGATGGCGACCATTCGCCTCGGCAAGCGCACTGACGGACGTAGCCCGCTGATCAAGGACTTCGTCTCCCTCGCAAAGCTCGACGATATCGTCTTTGGCGCGTGGGATCCAATTCCCGACAATGCCTACGAGTCTGCCGTGAATGCCGGCGTGCTCGAGAAGTCCGATATCGAGCCGATCGCCGAGTTCCTCAAGGGCATCAAGCCGATGCCGGCCGTGTTCGAAAGCCGCTACGTCACGCGCATCACGCGCGCAACCAACGTCAAGACCGGCAAGAACAAGCGTGACCTCGCTGAGCAGATTCGCGCCGACATCCGCAACGTCATGCAGAGCAGTGGCGCGACCCGTGGCGTGATGGTGTGGACCGGCTCGACCGAGACGTTCATCAGCCCGGGTCCGCAGCATCAGACCATCGAAGCGTTCGAAAAGGCGATGGAAGAGAATGACGATTCGATCGCACCCAGCATGCTCTACGCCTATGCCGCCATCATGGAAGGCATCCCGTACTGCAACGGTGCCCCGAATCTCTCGGCCGACTTCCCGGCGCTACTCGACCTCGCTATCGAGAAGGGCGTGCCGGTCTCCGGTAAGGATTTCAAGACCGGCCAGACGTGGATGAAGACCATCATCGCGCCGGGCCTCAAGGCGCGTATGCTCGGTCTCGAAGGGTGGTACTCCACCAACATCCTCGGCAATCGCGATGGTGAAGTGCTCGACGATCCCGCGTCGTTCAAGACCAAGGAAGCGTCGAAGCTGTCGGTGTTGCACACGATCCTGCAGCCGGAAGTGTACCCGGAGCTGTACAAGGATTTCTCGCACGTCGTGCGCATCAACTACTACCCGCCGCGCGGCGACAATAAGGAAGGTTGGGACAACATCGACATCAAGGGCTGGCTCGGCTACCCGATGCAGATCAAGATCAACTTCCTCTGCCGCGACTCCATCCTCGCCGCGCCCATGGTGCTCGACCTCGCGCTCTTCTCGGACTTCGCGATGCGTGCCGGCATGAAGGGCATTCAGGAATGGTTAAGCTTCTATTACAAAGCGCCGCAGACGGCACCGGGCCTCCAGCCGGAACATGATCTTTTCATCCAGCAGACGAAGCTGAAGAACACGCTGCGTCACCTCATGGGTGAAGAGCAGATCACGCACCTCGGGCTGGAATACTATCAATGA
- a CDS encoding thiamine pyrophosphate-dependent dehydrogenase E1 component subunit alpha, giving the protein MAKARTGRATPANGARPSDALSRERKLELYYWMKLTRQLEERLVNLYRQTKVVGGLFRSLGQEADAVGSCFALEQRDVMSPLIRNLGAMLVKGATPVEVLKQYMAKADSPTRGRELNIHFGDIGAAGVTRGFLGQISPLGDMVPVMTGVTMSFKMRGEDRVGLVYVGDGATSTGAFHEGINFAAVQKCPLVVIVENNGYAYSTPTHKQTAARFFVDKAIGYGVLGLQADGNDVLATYDVTKTAVDHARAGNGVALVELITYRRKGHAEHDNQSYVPAGEIEKWAEENDPIDRYVRVLLDEWGATDSELAAIDARILREIDEATDLAELSGTPDAREALLGVYAEPPAEQPLWFRRDVDAESLAYGQERPESWGTWSADGAKRA; this is encoded by the coding sequence ATGGCGAAGGCGCGCACCGGCCGTGCTACTCCGGCCAATGGAGCGCGTCCCAGTGACGCGCTTTCTCGTGAGCGCAAGCTCGAACTGTATTACTGGATGAAGCTCACGCGGCAACTCGAAGAGCGCCTCGTGAATCTGTATCGGCAAACCAAGGTGGTCGGCGGGCTGTTTCGTTCACTCGGGCAGGAAGCCGACGCGGTCGGCAGCTGCTTCGCCCTCGAGCAGCGTGACGTGATGTCGCCGCTCATTCGCAATCTTGGGGCGATGCTCGTGAAAGGGGCGACGCCCGTCGAGGTGCTGAAGCAGTACATGGCCAAGGCCGACTCGCCCACGCGCGGTCGCGAGCTCAATATCCACTTTGGCGATATCGGCGCCGCTGGCGTCACCCGCGGATTTCTCGGACAGATCTCGCCGCTCGGCGATATGGTCCCGGTGATGACCGGCGTGACGATGTCCTTCAAGATGCGTGGTGAAGATCGCGTTGGGCTCGTGTATGTCGGCGACGGCGCCACCAGCACCGGAGCGTTCCACGAGGGCATCAACTTCGCCGCCGTGCAGAAGTGCCCGCTGGTGGTCATCGTCGAGAACAACGGCTATGCCTACTCCACGCCGACGCACAAGCAGACGGCGGCGAGATTCTTTGTCGACAAGGCGATCGGCTACGGCGTGCTCGGATTGCAGGCTGACGGTAACGACGTGCTGGCCACGTACGACGTGACCAAGACTGCCGTCGATCATGCGCGCGCGGGCAACGGTGTCGCGCTCGTCGAGTTGATCACGTATCGCCGGAAGGGACACGCCGAGCACGACAATCAGTCGTACGTGCCCGCGGGCGAAATCGAGAAGTGGGCCGAGGAGAACGATCCGATCGACCGGTACGTGCGGGTGCTGCTCGACGAATGGGGTGCGACCGACAGCGAGCTCGCGGCCATCGATGCGCGAATTCTGCGCGAGATCGATGAGGCCACCGATCTCGCCGAGTTGTCGGGCACGCCCGACGCTCGTGAGGCGCTGCTGGGCGTCTACGCCGAACCGCCTGCCGAGCAGCCTTTGTGGTTCCGGCGCGATGTCGATGCGGAATCGCTCGCCTACGGACAGGAACGTCCCGAAAGCTGGGGCACCTGGAGCGCCGATGGGGCAAAGCGAGCATGA
- a CDS encoding alpha-ketoacid dehydrogenase subunit beta gives MSEITYLEAIREALFEEMDRDRNVFCMGEDIGAFGGAFKVTEGLLAKFGEQRVIDSPISEIALVGAAAGAAHMGLRPVVEMQFIDFIANAYDMLTNYVATARYRAFLPCPMVVRGPSGGYVRGGPFHSQNPEAGFLHTPGLKIVYPSTAADAKGLMKAAIRDDDCVLFFEHKYLYRRVKDVMPDGDHVVPIGKARVAREGSDVSIVTYASTVWKALEAADLLAAEGISVEVIDLRSLAPMDDEAIFRTVKKTNRLLIVHEDTRTGGMAGEITARVNETCFAWLDAPVLRVTAADIPLPYAPALEDYVLPQTADIVRAVRRLTAY, from the coding sequence ATGAGTGAGATCACCTATCTCGAGGCGATCCGCGAGGCGCTGTTCGAAGAGATGGATCGTGACCGCAATGTCTTCTGCATGGGCGAAGACATCGGTGCGTTCGGTGGCGCGTTTAAAGTCACGGAAGGACTGCTTGCGAAGTTCGGTGAACAGCGCGTGATCGACTCGCCCATCAGTGAGATCGCGCTCGTCGGTGCGGCGGCCGGTGCGGCGCACATGGGACTGCGCCCCGTGGTCGAGATGCAGTTCATCGACTTCATCGCGAACGCGTACGACATGCTCACCAACTATGTCGCCACTGCACGCTATCGCGCGTTCTTGCCGTGCCCGATGGTCGTGCGCGGTCCCAGTGGTGGCTACGTGCGTGGCGGCCCGTTCCATTCGCAGAATCCGGAGGCCGGCTTTCTGCATACGCCAGGGCTCAAGATCGTGTATCCGTCCACGGCGGCGGATGCCAAGGGCTTGATGAAGGCCGCCATTCGCGACGACGATTGCGTACTCTTCTTTGAACACAAGTATCTCTATCGTCGCGTGAAAGACGTCATGCCCGATGGCGATCACGTGGTGCCGATCGGCAAGGCTCGCGTGGCGCGTGAAGGGAGTGACGTGTCGATCGTGACGTACGCGTCGACCGTGTGGAAGGCCCTCGAAGCAGCCGATCTGTTGGCGGCCGAAGGCATCTCCGTAGAAGTGATCGACCTGCGTTCGCTCGCGCCGATGGATGATGAGGCGATCTTCCGCACCGTGAAGAAGACCAATCGGCTCCTGATCGTGCACGAAGACACGCGCACCGGTGGGATGGCTGGCGAAATTACCGCGCGCGTGAACGAAACCTGCTTCGCGTGGCTCGACGCACCCGTGTTGCGCGTCACGGCAGCGGACATCCCGCTCCCGTACGCTCCAGCCCTCGAAGATTACGTGTTGCCGCAGACCGCCGATATCGTTCGAGCGGTCCGGCGCCTGACTGCGTATTGA
- a CDS encoding dihydrolipoamide acetyltransferase family protein, translated as MARVDVIMPQMGESIAEGTVSRWLKKVGDNVKRDEPLFEISTDKVDAEIPSPSAGVLMEILVGEGQTVAIQTVVARLETDAAAAAATPASAPSAPAAAPAPTPAAAPTAASVVAPSTPVAASAAPAAPSAPAGSFEERVRTKSSPLVRKMAAEHGVEITGMSGSGIAGRVTRKDLDAYLAAKPATVAVPAAGASMHVPAGIEHRGPLPTPWAGDIVEPMSKIRKLTSDHMALAIKVATHVTSFFEIDLTRVARIRAGMRKEFEAQTGQKLTYLPFILQAVCTQLKRHPTLNAAVAGNDVILRKQINLGIAVALDPTGLIVPVLKHADELSLTGLTRGTNDLAARARSKKLSPTDVQDSTFTITNPGVFGSLFGTPIIPVGTTAILGLGAIEKRAKVITGPDGEDTLAIRTCAYFSLSFDHRVIDGADADRFMADLKKTLESVPETGF; from the coding sequence GTGGCTCGTGTAGATGTCATCATGCCGCAGATGGGCGAGTCCATTGCGGAAGGAACCGTTTCGCGGTGGCTCAAAAAGGTCGGCGACAACGTCAAGCGCGACGAACCGCTCTTCGAGATCTCCACGGACAAGGTCGACGCCGAGATTCCCTCGCCGTCTGCCGGCGTCCTCATGGAGATCCTTGTCGGTGAAGGGCAGACCGTGGCGATTCAGACCGTCGTCGCGCGCCTTGAGACAGACGCGGCGGCAGCGGCTGCGACGCCGGCCTCGGCGCCAAGTGCTCCGGCCGCAGCACCAGCCCCAACACCAGCCGCAGCGCCAACGGCTGCATCGGTCGTGGCACCGTCCACGCCAGTCGCCGCTTCCGCGGCCCCGGCCGCCCCGTCAGCACCCGCCGGTTCGTTCGAGGAGCGCGTGCGGACCAAATCGTCGCCGCTCGTACGGAAGATGGCCGCGGAGCACGGTGTGGAGATCACCGGTATGAGCGGTAGCGGCATCGCCGGTCGCGTGACCCGAAAGGATCTTGACGCGTATCTCGCGGCGAAGCCTGCCACCGTCGCCGTGCCCGCTGCCGGTGCATCTATGCACGTGCCCGCTGGCATCGAACACCGCGGACCGCTGCCCACGCCGTGGGCGGGCGATATCGTCGAGCCGATGTCGAAGATCCGGAAGCTGACGTCGGATCACATGGCCCTCGCGATCAAGGTGGCCACGCACGTCACGTCATTCTTCGAAATCGACCTCACGCGCGTGGCGCGCATCCGAGCCGGTATGCGCAAGGAATTTGAAGCACAGACGGGCCAGAAGCTCACGTACCTGCCGTTCATCCTGCAGGCCGTGTGTACGCAGCTCAAGCGCCATCCCACGCTCAATGCAGCGGTCGCGGGCAACGACGTCATTCTCCGCAAGCAGATCAACCTCGGCATCGCCGTGGCGCTCGATCCGACCGGTCTCATCGTTCCCGTGCTCAAGCATGCCGACGAGCTCTCGCTCACCGGCCTCACGCGCGGAACCAACGACCTCGCCGCACGTGCGCGGAGCAAGAAGCTCAGCCCGACCGATGTTCAGGATTCGACCTTCACTATCACGAACCCCGGCGTCTTCGGCTCGCTTTTCGGCACCCCGATCATTCCGGTGGGTACAACGGCTATCCTTGGCCTTGGCGCCATCGAGAAGCGCGCGAAGGTGATTACCGGTCCGGATGGCGAAGACACGCTTGCGATTCGTACGTGTGCATATTTCTCGTTGTCGTTCGATCATCGCGTGATTGATGGCGCCGATGCGGATCGGTTCATGGCCGATCTCAAGAAGACGCTGGAGTCGGTTCCCGAAACCGGGTTCTGA
- a CDS encoding PHP domain-containing protein yields the protein MTGSPGTSGPETISGRGESAQFVDLQVHSTASDGALSPAKVVEAARDAQLYAIALTDHDTVDGLPEAIAAGAESGVRIIAGVELSSHFDDEELHLLGLHLSNQDAMRSALIELQAGRVERAVKIVEVLNRHSIPVTMDAVLAEADKGAVGRPHIARAMVAGGWVRDFREAFDRWIGFGRPAYMAKDRFDVADAIALVHQAGGLSVWAHPGDSATPTRILRLADMGLDAVEVLHPSHPPSLSQRLFDNTEKAGLLPSGGSDWHGTHDGPRRLGGQLVPKIWLDWQEARVAERAAERAAAGRA from the coding sequence GTGACCGGCTCGCCGGGCACATCGGGCCCGGAGACGATTTCGGGACGCGGCGAGTCCGCGCAATTCGTCGATCTGCAAGTGCACTCCACCGCATCGGACGGCGCGCTCTCGCCAGCCAAAGTCGTCGAAGCGGCGCGCGATGCGCAGCTGTATGCCATCGCCCTTACCGACCATGACACCGTCGATGGACTCCCGGAGGCGATCGCCGCCGGCGCCGAGTCCGGTGTGCGTATCATTGCCGGCGTCGAACTCAGTTCGCACTTCGACGATGAGGAACTGCACCTGCTCGGCCTGCACCTCTCGAACCAGGACGCCATGCGGTCGGCCCTCATCGAGCTGCAGGCCGGTCGCGTGGAGCGTGCAGTCAAGATTGTCGAGGTGCTCAATCGGCACAGCATTCCCGTAACGATGGACGCGGTACTCGCCGAAGCGGACAAGGGAGCGGTTGGTCGTCCGCATATCGCCCGCGCCATGGTCGCGGGCGGCTGGGTGCGTGATTTCCGTGAGGCGTTCGATCGTTGGATCGGTTTCGGACGTCCTGCGTACATGGCGAAAGATCGCTTTGACGTCGCGGACGCGATTGCGCTGGTACATCAGGCGGGCGGACTTTCGGTGTGGGCACATCCGGGAGACTCGGCAACACCGACGCGCATTCTGCGACTCGCCGACATGGGACTCGATGCCGTCGAGGTGTTGCACCCCAGCCATCCGCCGTCGCTGTCTCAGCGACTCTTCGACAACACGGAGAAGGCGGGTTTGCTGCCCAGCGGTGGTTCTGATTGGCACGGGACGCATGATGGACCGCGCCGTCTTGGAGGGCAGCTGGTGCCGAAGATCTGGCTTGACTGGCAGGAAGCGCGGGTCGCTGAGCGTGCCGCCGAGCGTGCCGCCGCCGGGCGAGCCTAA
- a CDS encoding SDR family oxidoreductase: MARRVALVTGGARRVGAEIVRSFAVRGYDVVLHHGSSPDAANALTAELQRAHDVRIEIVQEDIADVHAPQRIIDAAMRAFGALDVVVSSASVMMMHPFDAVTPDEWDQTSAINLRAPFFLMQAAARVMRDGGVIVQLSDHLAFEAIFPHLIPHQVTKSALTQLVRTTASAFAPRLRVNAVAPGLVLPPDELSDETIERFLRDVPLGRSGTPLDVAQAIHFLVDAPYVTGIVLPVDGGRHLRR, translated from the coding sequence ATGGCGCGTCGTGTCGCGCTCGTCACTGGTGGCGCGCGTCGTGTCGGCGCGGAGATCGTGCGCAGCTTTGCAGTGCGCGGGTACGATGTCGTGCTGCACCACGGCAGCTCACCCGACGCCGCCAACGCGCTCACGGCTGAACTGCAGCGCGCGCACGACGTGCGCATCGAGATCGTGCAGGAGGATATTGCCGATGTGCACGCGCCGCAGCGTATCATCGATGCGGCCATGCGTGCCTTCGGCGCGCTGGATGTCGTCGTGAGCTCGGCGTCGGTCATGATGATGCATCCCTTCGACGCGGTCACGCCTGACGAGTGGGATCAGACGTCGGCGATCAATTTGCGCGCGCCGTTTTTCCTCATGCAAGCGGCCGCTCGGGTCATGCGTGACGGCGGCGTGATCGTGCAGTTGTCCGATCATCTCGCGTTCGAAGCCATCTTCCCGCATTTGATTCCGCATCAGGTCACGAAGTCCGCACTCACGCAGTTGGTGCGCACCACGGCCTCGGCCTTCGCGCCGCGCTTGCGCGTCAACGCGGTGGCGCCGGGGCTGGTGCTTCCGCCGGACGAACTCTCGGACGAGACGATCGAACGATTCCTGCGCGATGTGCCCTTGGGGCGTAGCGGCACCCCGCTCGATGTGGCGCAGGCGATCCACTTCTTGGTTGATGCGCCGTATGTTACCGGCATCGTACTGCCGGTTGACGGTGGGCGTCATCTGCGCCGCTGA
- the trxB gene encoding thioredoxin-disulfide reductase gives MPDSRPENIVIIGSGPAAWTAAIYAARANLNPIVFEGEPIGTELPGGQLMLTTDIENFPGFPEAISGPDLMDRMRAQAVHHGARVVSELVKQVHLASKPFGIVPNYSAPITAHTVIVATGAAAKWIGLDNELRLAVSGGGVSACAVCDGAMPFYRHKRLAVVGGGDTAMEEATYLTKFASEVVVIHRRDSFRASKVMANRVLDHPKVRVIWNTAVTDVLGDDFITGLQLTDTVTGAVSNIEVGGLFVAIGHTPNTKFLQGQLDTTEHGYIKVSSWRTETNVPGVFAAGDVIDDYYRQAITSAGTGCMAALEAERWLAHHGIGESPVLETAEAPVPVIPESTFP, from the coding sequence ATGCCCGACTCACGTCCCGAAAACATCGTCATCATCGGCTCCGGTCCTGCCGCGTGGACGGCCGCGATCTATGCGGCGCGCGCGAACCTGAATCCGATCGTCTTCGAAGGCGAACCGATTGGCACCGAGCTTCCCGGTGGTCAGCTCATGCTGACCACCGATATCGAGAACTTCCCTGGCTTTCCCGAAGCCATCAGCGGCCCCGATCTCATGGATCGTATGCGGGCGCAGGCCGTTCATCACGGCGCCCGCGTTGTATCCGAGCTGGTGAAGCAGGTGCACCTGGCGTCCAAGCCGTTCGGCATTGTGCCGAATTATTCGGCGCCGATCACGGCGCACACCGTCATCGTCGCGACCGGTGCGGCGGCGAAGTGGATCGGCCTCGACAACGAGCTGCGACTGGCCGTCTCGGGCGGCGGCGTCTCCGCCTGCGCGGTCTGCGACGGCGCCATGCCGTTTTATCGTCACAAGCGGCTCGCCGTCGTCGGCGGCGGTGATACGGCCATGGAAGAGGCCACGTATCTCACCAAGTTCGCCAGCGAAGTGGTCGTCATTCATCGTCGCGACAGCTTCCGCGCGTCGAAGGTCATGGCCAATCGCGTGCTCGATCACCCCAAGGTGCGCGTCATCTGGAACACGGCGGTGACCGACGTGTTGGGCGATGACTTCATCACCGGACTGCAACTCACCGATACCGTGACGGGCGCGGTGAGCAATATCGAAGTCGGGGGACTGTTCGTCGCCATCGGACACACGCCGAACACGAAGTTCTTGCAGGGGCAGCTCGACACCACCGAACACGGATACATCAAAGTCTCGTCGTGGCGCACGGAAACGAATGTGCCCGGCGTGTTCGCTGCCGGTGACGTCATCGACGACTATTATCGCCAGGCGATCACCTCTGCCGGTACCGGATGCATGGCGGCGCTCGAGGCTGAGCGTTGGCTCGCGCATCATGGCATCGGGGAGTCGCCCGTCCTGGAGACGGCGGAAGCACCCGTTCCTGTGATTCCGGAATCAACGTTTCCGTGA
- a CDS encoding MBL fold metallo-hydrolase, producing the protein MSTLTLQQLTVGPLQENCWLIADPVSGKAVLVDPGDEADHLLAAVDASGCTLDAIWLTHAHFDHVGGVAGIIAQRPVPIWVHPADAFFYANAASNAARWGVVIDDPPPADHDLAEGDRVRLGDYQFDVWHLPGHAPGHVAFIGHGLCFSGDVLFAGSIGRTDLPLCDPTAMHQSLMRMATLGVETRVFPGHGVATTVGRELASNPFLRGAARPLGA; encoded by the coding sequence GTGAGCACGTTGACGCTGCAGCAGCTCACCGTCGGTCCGCTGCAGGAGAACTGCTGGTTGATCGCGGATCCGGTGAGTGGGAAGGCCGTGCTCGTCGATCCAGGCGACGAGGCTGACCACCTACTGGCCGCGGTGGATGCCAGCGGGTGTACACTCGATGCCATCTGGCTCACGCACGCGCACTTCGATCACGTCGGCGGAGTCGCTGGGATCATCGCCCAGCGTCCCGTTCCGATCTGGGTTCATCCGGCCGACGCGTTCTTCTACGCGAATGCGGCAAGTAACGCCGCCCGGTGGGGCGTTGTCATCGACGACCCGCCGCCGGCCGACCACGATCTTGCGGAAGGCGACCGGGTGCGACTCGGCGACTACCAGTTCGACGTCTGGCATCTGCCGGGGCACGCGCCGGGTCACGTCGCGTTCATCGGACACGGCCTCTGCTTTTCCGGCGATGTGTTGTTCGCTGGCTCGATTGGCCGGACCGATCTTCCGTTGTGCGACCCGACGGCGATGCACCAGTCCCTGATGAGGATGGCGACACTTGGCGTCGAGACTCGGGTATTTCCCGGTCACGGTGTTGCTACTACGGTAGGGCGCGAGTTGGCGTCCAATCCCTTCCTGCGCGGTGCCGCCAGACCACTCGGCGCCTGA